One genomic window of Bradyrhizobium sp. CCGE-LA001 includes the following:
- a CDS encoding transglycosylase SLT domain-containing protein, producing MRKIVKRSPRMVRIAGGTAILLAAVMLINIVTQIIRKPTELFAVVGHALDKEPEETWASYGPLFRKHSTAAIAPELLAALAQVESSGNPVARTYWRWRWSLNPLAIYRPASSAVGLFQMTGPAFAEAARFCIRGNAVTNTGCGFTGFYIRTIPSHAIELASVYLDRQSAMVLGLAGDAKPGAQQKQDLAAFIHLCGAGPATAYARRKFQMIPGERCGDHLVAGYIARVNAMKRRFQRLAADDSD from the coding sequence ATGCGCAAGATCGTCAAGCGATCACCGCGGATGGTCCGGATCGCGGGCGGCACCGCCATACTGCTCGCGGCCGTCATGCTCATCAACATCGTCACTCAGATCATCCGCAAGCCGACCGAACTGTTCGCCGTCGTCGGCCACGCGCTCGACAAGGAGCCGGAGGAGACCTGGGCGAGCTACGGGCCGCTGTTCCGCAAGCATTCGACCGCTGCGATCGCGCCGGAATTGCTGGCCGCGCTGGCGCAGGTCGAGAGCTCGGGCAATCCGGTGGCGCGCACCTATTGGCGCTGGCGCTGGAGCCTCAATCCGCTCGCGATCTACCGCCCCGCCTCAAGCGCCGTCGGCCTCTTCCAGATGACGGGTCCCGCCTTTGCCGAAGCCGCGCGATTCTGTATTCGCGGCAACGCCGTCACGAATACCGGATGCGGCTTCACGGGATTCTATATTCGCACGATCCCGAGCCATGCCATCGAGCTGGCATCGGTGTATCTCGACCGGCAAAGCGCGATGGTTCTCGGCCTCGCTGGCGATGCCAAGCCAGGTGCGCAGCAGAAGCAGGATCTGGCCGCCTTCATTCATCTCTGCGGCGCCGGCCCGGCCACAGCGTACGCGCGCCGCAAGTTCCAGATGATACCAGGCGAGCGCTGCGGCGATCATCTGGTTGCGGGCTACATCGCCCGCGTCAACGCAATGAAGCGGCGGTTTCAACGGCTTGCTGCGGATGACAGCGATTAG
- a CDS encoding acyl-CoA desaturase, which translates to MTVIESVAPEQAAAAKLPPGVVVEGPLVDAKFLDSYIGFGFLVGGSIAALIWVFTQGIGWVEISVFLGMFALTTVGIGFMHRYFVHRSFRCGPVMRTILAAIATMTVQGSILKWVSNHRRHHLHSDKPGDVHSPYYDGSGNSHVSFRKGMMHAHGGWVWDRETTDGSYYARDILADPIAMFFTRTRWYWVALSAVIIPGAIGYAFGGVHTMIGCVLFSGLFRSYLMTMATSLVNSVCHSDGRWGYRRFETHDGTTNELVTSLLTFGEGLHNNHHRFPRDAYLSHAWYEIDINGLIILGLGKLGLVHDIVGVGKRQLAADAEQGGAAESQNAFDGAAEDLRSAGR; encoded by the coding sequence ATGACCGTCATCGAAAGCGTCGCGCCGGAGCAGGCTGCGGCGGCGAAACTGCCACCGGGCGTGGTCGTCGAGGGACCGCTGGTCGATGCCAAGTTTCTCGATTCCTATATCGGGTTCGGCTTCCTGGTCGGCGGCTCGATCGCGGCGCTGATCTGGGTGTTCACGCAAGGGATCGGCTGGGTGGAGATTTCGGTCTTTCTCGGCATGTTCGCGCTGACCACCGTCGGCATCGGCTTCATGCATCGCTATTTCGTGCACCGCAGCTTTCGCTGCGGGCCGGTGATGCGGACGATCCTCGCCGCCATCGCCACCATGACGGTGCAGGGGTCGATCCTGAAATGGGTGAGCAACCATCGCCGCCACCATCTTCACTCCGACAAGCCCGGCGACGTCCACAGCCCTTACTATGACGGCAGCGGCAACAGCCATGTCAGCTTCCGCAAGGGCATGATGCATGCGCATGGCGGCTGGGTCTGGGACCGCGAGACCACCGACGGCTCCTATTACGCCAGGGACATCTTGGCCGACCCGATCGCCATGTTCTTCACCAGGACGCGCTGGTACTGGGTCGCGCTGTCGGCCGTGATCATTCCGGGCGCGATCGGCTATGCCTTCGGTGGCGTGCACACGATGATCGGCTGCGTGCTGTTCTCCGGCCTGTTCCGCAGCTATCTCATGACCATGGCGACCTCGCTGGTGAACTCGGTCTGCCACAGCGACGGCCGCTGGGGCTACCGCCGCTTCGAGACCCATGACGGCACCACCAACGAGCTCGTGACCTCGCTGCTCACCTTCGGCGAAGGCCTGCACAACAACCATCACCGCTTTCCGCGCGACGCCTATCTCTCGCATGCCTGGTACGAGATCGACATCAACGGGCTGATCATCCTGGGGCTGGGGAAGCTCGGCCTGGTGCACGACATCGTCGGTGTCGGCAAGCGACAGCTGGCTGCGGATGCGGAGCAGGGCGGAGCCGCCGAGAGTCAGAATGCATTCGACGGCGCTGCAGAAGACCTTCGCTCGGCCGGACGGTAG
- a CDS encoding DUF2312 domain-containing protein — MSDITIPGGKIRSFVERIENLDSEMQELSEQKKEVFAEAKGEGFDVKILKEIIKLRKEDKNERDERESLLDLYMRAMETASPEQAKAA, encoded by the coding sequence ATGTCCGACATCACCATTCCCGGCGGCAAGATCCGTTCCTTCGTCGAGCGGATCGAGAACCTCGACAGCGAAATGCAGGAGTTGAGCGAACAGAAGAAGGAAGTCTTCGCGGAAGCCAAGGGCGAGGGCTTCGACGTGAAGATCCTCAAGGAGATCATCAAGCTGCGCAAGGAAGACAAGAACGAGCGCGACGAGCGCGAAAGCCTGCTCGACCTCTACATGCGCGCGATGGAGACGGCCTCGCCGGAGCAGGCGAAGGCGGCGTGA
- a CDS encoding phasin family protein translates to MGFASLYPSYELAGCIEDAAAKSHHMAATQATACNRDFSANATEARGFIDIQEPFAMLSAVGNKPTGKSGRRGGKKKAGQRAVAGEQPASAAHRLPDASAENRQETEQKIEQEPSPQISAEIPSAAALPDEASGMQIAASPPVAPVEPLEASTQAIADAYRDSIRTSLEQAWSFLGKLAMARSPVEAFELQMEYAKQACDSFVAESLKIAELHEQLTRQRVMHVEGFVAKLTQTTLEIRALGH, encoded by the coding sequence ATGGGTTTCGCTTCGCTCTACCCATCCTACGAGCTTGCCGGATGCATCGAAGATGCAGCGGCCAAATCTCACCACATGGCCGCCACGCAAGCGACAGCCTGCAATCGCGATTTCAGCGCAAACGCGACGGAGGCTCGCGGCTTCATCGATATTCAGGAGCCATTTGCAATGTTGAGTGCGGTGGGAAACAAGCCAACGGGAAAATCCGGCCGGCGCGGCGGCAAGAAGAAGGCGGGACAACGCGCCGTGGCCGGCGAGCAACCCGCAAGTGCAGCGCATCGATTGCCGGATGCCTCGGCGGAGAACAGGCAAGAGACCGAGCAAAAGATCGAGCAAGAGCCGAGCCCACAGATCAGTGCGGAGATACCTTCGGCTGCAGCCTTGCCGGACGAGGCTTCCGGGATGCAGATCGCTGCAAGCCCGCCCGTCGCACCGGTCGAACCCTTGGAGGCCAGCACGCAGGCGATTGCCGATGCCTATAGGGACTCCATCAGGACGTCGCTCGAGCAAGCCTGGAGCTTCCTTGGAAAGCTCGCGATGGCGCGTTCACCCGTCGAAGCCTTTGAGCTTCAGATGGAGTACGCGAAACAGGCGTGCGACTCGTTTGTCGCCGAATCCCTGAAGATCGCCGAGTTGCACGAGCAATTGACCAGACAAAGGGTCATGCATGTTGAGGGGTTCGTGGCCAAGCTCACCCAAACGACGCTCGAAATCCGCGCGCTAGGTCACTAA
- a CDS encoding ParB N-terminal domain-containing protein: MPKPESFPIENIFVPTKQKKALRPDTVAEIAESILDIGQQSPIFVWRDGDRLVLVEGLHRLEACKALGETTILGVLVSAELAQHKPQLAERPEVEAERLKMARLRQLRLEKEAAEAASAGSKRVSATDVSRTRPANGVRDNAKASASRIAKSKPKSLSDWITQQKGSGGRY; the protein is encoded by the coding sequence ATGCCCAAACCGGAAAGCTTCCCGATCGAGAACATCTTCGTTCCCACGAAGCAGAAGAAGGCCCTCAGGCCCGATACCGTCGCGGAGATCGCGGAAAGTATTCTGGACATCGGACAACAGTCCCCCATTTTCGTTTGGCGCGACGGAGACCGCCTCGTTCTGGTCGAGGGACTGCATCGGCTGGAGGCCTGCAAGGCGCTCGGCGAGACGACCATTCTCGGCGTCCTGGTGTCGGCGGAGCTTGCTCAGCACAAGCCGCAGCTCGCCGAACGGCCCGAAGTCGAGGCCGAGCGCCTCAAGATGGCGCGATTGAGACAGTTGCGCCTGGAGAAGGAAGCCGCGGAGGCTGCGAGTGCTGGCTCGAAGAGGGTCAGCGCAACGGACGTGTCGCGCACTCGTCCGGCGAACGGCGTCCGCGACAATGCGAAGGCATCGGCGAGTCGGATTGCGAAATCGAAACCGAAATCATTGTCGGACTGGATCACGCAGCAGAAGGGCAGCGGCGGCCGCTATTGA